A single Parabacteroides timonensis DNA region contains:
- the ilvA gene encoding threonine ammonia-lyase, protein MLTLDKIYQASFALKTVIRRTDLISAPNINPESHIYLKPENLQITGSFKVRGACFKISQLTEEEKAKGVVACSAGNHAQGVALAATTHGIKSLICLPDNAPISKIEATKWYGADVCLVEGVYDDAYQKALKLRDEKGYTFVHPFDDEDVIAGQGTIGLELLEQLPDLDAVIVPIGGGGLISGVAFAIKHLNPNVKIYGVQASGAPSMLNSIEHDKIERMGFVRTIADGIAVKEPGEHTFEYCRQYVDEIVTVNDDEISTAILALIEQHKLIAEGAGAVAVAAAMFNKVPIKGKKAICLVSGGNIDVTILSRVIGRGLQKSGRSYTMTIELVDKPGQLQHVSEIIASTGANVVSVHHERVSHTADINGCYLRLEMETRNQDHIDQIQYTLTAAGYKIIPG, encoded by the coding sequence ATGCTCACACTCGATAAGATTTATCAGGCATCTTTTGCCCTGAAAACGGTTATCCGTCGCACGGACTTGATCAGTGCGCCCAATATCAATCCGGAGTCACATATCTATCTGAAACCGGAGAACTTACAGATCACAGGATCATTTAAAGTCCGTGGTGCCTGCTTCAAAATCTCACAACTTACGGAAGAAGAGAAAGCAAAAGGTGTTGTTGCCTGTTCTGCCGGCAACCATGCTCAGGGAGTTGCACTGGCAGCAACCACTCATGGCATCAAATCTCTTATCTGTTTGCCGGATAATGCTCCGATCTCTAAAATAGAAGCCACCAAATGGTATGGAGCAGATGTCTGCCTGGTAGAAGGCGTGTACGACGACGCTTACCAAAAAGCCCTAAAATTACGAGATGAAAAGGGATATACCTTTGTTCATCCTTTCGACGATGAAGATGTCATTGCCGGACAAGGTACAATAGGACTGGAACTATTGGAACAATTACCTGACCTGGACGCCGTAATCGTTCCGATTGGCGGCGGCGGACTGATTTCCGGGGTTGCTTTTGCGATCAAGCATTTGAATCCGAATGTAAAAATATATGGCGTACAGGCCAGTGGCGCACCGAGCATGCTCAACTCCATCGAGCACGACAAGATTGAGCGCATGGGCTTCGTCCGCACCATTGCCGACGGTATCGCCGTGAAGGAGCCGGGCGAACATACATTTGAGTATTGCCGTCAGTATGTGGATGAAATCGTTACGGTCAATGATGACGAGATATCGACAGCTATCCTGGCATTGATCGAACAGCACAAACTCATTGCCGAAGGTGCCGGCGCCGTAGCCGTTGCAGCTGCCATGTTCAACAAAGTACCTATCAAAGGGAAAAAGGCGATCTGCCTGGTATCGGGCGGTAACATCGACGTAACGATTCTGTCACGTGTGATCGGACGAGGCTTGCAGAAATCCGGCCGCTCTTACACCATGACAATTGAATTGGTAGACAAGCCCGGACAATTACAACACGTTTCTGAAATCATAGCCTCCACAGGGGCAAATGTAGTATCTGTCCACCATGAACGGGTAAGCCACACCGCAGATATTAACGGCTGTTACCTCCGCCTGGAAATGGAAACCCGCAACCAGGATCATATCGACCAGATACAATATACGCTAACAGCAGCAGGATATAAGATCATTCCAGGATAA
- a CDS encoding DNA gyrase/topoisomerase IV subunit A has translation MKPEDIEDFTEENENEEIEQTNTDSQPNEQSDATTHSEYKIPGKGEGRVSYHLSGMYQDWFLDYASYVILERAVPHINDGLKPVQRRILHSMKRLDDGRYNKVANIVGHTMQFHPHGDASIGDALVQLGQKDLLVDCQGNWGNILTGDGAAAPRYIEARLSKFALETVFNPKTTTWQLSYDGRNKEPVTLPVKFPLLLAQGVEGIAVGLSSKILPHNFNELIDASVSYLKGEDFTLYPDFQTGGFIDVTKYNDGERGGSVKVRAKITKLDNKTLVISEIPYGRTTSSLIESILKANDKGKIKIKKVDDNTARGVEILVHLAPGVSSDKTIDALYAFTDCEISISPNCCVIMDNKPHFLTVSDVLRHSTDDTLHLLRTELEIHKSEQEETLFFASLEKIFIEERIYKDKEFENAKDMDEAIAHIDLRLTPFKPDFIREVTRDDILKLMEIKMGRILKFNSEKSNALIAQIREEIERINHHLDNIVEYTINWFIMLKEKYGKDHPRMTEVRNFDTIEATKVVEANEKLYINRAEGFIGMSLKKDEYVCNCSDIDDIILFYRNGTYKIVKVCDKMFVGKDVLYLNVFKRNDSRTIYNVVYRDGKVGYNYIKRFAVTGVTRDKEYDVTKGTEGSRVLYFSANPNGEAETVKVILKPKPRQKLLVFEKDFSEIAIKGRGSIGNILTKADVHKISLKQKGSSTLGGRQVWFDWDVLRLNYDGRGDELGEFQSDDVILVVLRNGDFYTTNFDLSNHYEDNIQIIEKFDSNKVWTAALYDADQKYPYLKRFQLEAGSRKQNFLGENPKSRLLLLTDEMYPRIEVIFGGHDSFREAMVLDAEEFIGVKGFKAKGKRISTFEVETVNELEPTRFASSEQPVGEGIDIGPEEDDADTDQSNSDIIDEITGQMKLFDE, from the coding sequence ATGAAACCAGAGGATATTGAAGATTTCACAGAGGAAAACGAAAACGAGGAAATAGAGCAAACAAATACAGATTCTCAACCCAATGAGCAGTCTGATGCTACTACACATTCGGAATATAAAATACCCGGAAAAGGGGAAGGTCGCGTATCCTATCATCTCTCAGGGATGTATCAGGATTGGTTTTTGGATTATGCATCGTATGTAATCCTGGAACGTGCCGTGCCGCATATCAACGACGGATTGAAGCCGGTGCAGCGTCGTATCCTTCACTCTATGAAGCGTCTGGACGACGGCCGGTATAATAAGGTGGCCAACATTGTCGGTCATACCATGCAGTTTCACCCTCATGGCGATGCCTCTATAGGCGACGCCTTGGTACAGTTAGGACAGAAAGACTTGTTGGTCGACTGTCAGGGAAACTGGGGTAACATCCTGACCGGCGACGGTGCGGCTGCTCCCCGTTATATCGAAGCGCGTCTTTCTAAGTTTGCTCTTGAAACCGTATTCAACCCCAAGACGACTACCTGGCAGCTTTCTTACGACGGGCGTAACAAAGAACCGGTCACTCTCCCTGTAAAATTCCCTTTGCTGTTGGCACAAGGCGTGGAGGGTATCGCTGTCGGTCTTTCATCCAAGATACTGCCACATAATTTCAATGAATTGATCGATGCATCTGTTTCCTATCTGAAGGGAGAAGATTTTACTTTGTATCCTGATTTCCAGACAGGCGGTTTCATCGATGTAACGAAATACAACGACGGCGAACGCGGTGGTTCCGTAAAAGTTCGTGCTAAGATAACAAAGCTGGATAACAAAACATTAGTTATCAGTGAAATTCCTTATGGAAGAACGACCTCTTCCCTGATCGAGTCGATCCTGAAAGCGAATGACAAAGGGAAGATCAAGATTAAAAAAGTAGACGATAATACAGCCAGAGGCGTAGAGATCCTGGTACACCTCGCTCCGGGCGTTTCGTCGGATAAGACGATCGATGCCTTGTATGCCTTCACGGATTGTGAGATCAGTATTTCGCCGAACTGTTGTGTGATTATGGATAACAAGCCTCACTTCCTCACGGTCAGTGATGTGTTGCGCCATTCAACGGATGATACGTTGCATCTGCTGCGTACCGAGTTGGAGATTCATAAATCGGAACAGGAAGAAACACTGTTTTTTGCCTCTCTCGAGAAGATATTCATCGAAGAACGTATCTATAAAGATAAGGAATTTGAAAATGCGAAGGATATGGACGAAGCGATCGCTCATATCGACCTGCGCCTGACTCCATTTAAGCCTGACTTTATCCGTGAAGTAACCCGCGACGATATCCTGAAACTGATGGAGATCAAGATGGGACGTATCCTTAAATTCAACTCGGAAAAAAGTAACGCCCTGATCGCTCAGATACGGGAAGAGATTGAACGGATCAATCATCATCTGGACAATATCGTAGAATACACCATCAACTGGTTTATTATGTTGAAGGAAAAATACGGCAAAGATCATCCGCGTATGACTGAGGTGCGCAACTTCGACACGATTGAAGCTACCAAGGTGGTGGAAGCAAACGAAAAACTATATATCAACCGTGCCGAAGGCTTTATCGGCATGAGCTTGAAAAAGGACGAATATGTTTGTAACTGTTCGGATATCGACGATATTATCTTGTTTTACCGTAACGGAACGTATAAGATCGTGAAAGTCTGTGATAAGATGTTTGTCGGCAAAGACGTTCTGTATCTGAATGTCTTTAAACGTAACGATAGCCGTACAATCTATAATGTTGTTTACCGCGATGGCAAAGTCGGTTATAACTATATCAAACGTTTTGCCGTAACCGGAGTGACGCGCGATAAGGAATACGATGTAACAAAGGGAACAGAAGGATCGCGCGTGCTCTATTTCAGTGCCAATCCGAATGGTGAAGCAGAAACGGTTAAAGTAATACTGAAACCGAAACCCCGTCAGAAGTTGCTCGTCTTTGAAAAAGATTTCAGCGAGATCGCCATCAAGGGACGTGGTTCGATAGGAAATATCCTGACGAAAGCCGATGTGCATAAGATCAGCCTGAAACAGAAGGGTAGTTCGACCCTCGGAGGGCGTCAGGTTTGGTTCGACTGGGATGTATTGCGCCTGAATTATGACGGACGCGGTGATGAGCTGGGCGAATTCCAGAGCGACGATGTGATCCTGGTGGTTTTGCGTAACGGCGATTTCTATACGACGAACTTCGACCTTAGCAATCACTATGAAGATAATATACAGATCATTGAGAAATTCGACTCCAATAAGGTCTGGACGGCTGCTTTGTATGATGCTGACCAGAAATATCCTTACCTCAAACGCTTCCAGCTTGAAGCTGGCAGCCGTAAGCAGAATTTCCTGGGAGAAAACCCCAAGAGCCGTCTGTTGTTGCTTACCGACGAAATGTATCCTCGTATTGAAGTCATATTCGGTGGGCACGACAGTTTCCGTGAAGCGATGGTGCTCGATGCGGAAGAGTTTATCGGCGTAAAAGGTTTCAAGGCCAAGGGAAAACGAATCTCGACTTTTGAGGTTGAAACTGTCAATGAGTTGGAGCCGACCCGGTTCGCTTCATCGGAACAACCGGTCGGGGAAGGTATCGATATCGGCCCGGAAGAGGATGATGCAGATACGGATCAGAGTAACTCGGATATTATCGATGAGATAACGGGACAGATGAAGCTTTTTGACGAATAG
- a CDS encoding putative polyvalent protein kinase domain-containing protein, with translation MDRKYSPINRILEETANLIRREKETAGEVEPSEGYKGKQIERLKEFATIHNLWIDFNALSLVYLNKGGENEVFTGNEDFVVKLNNFEYAGDDLTNFFVRIEAHNLFFSNVPYEMIGFAYNSQNKFCAVLVQPYVRADREATETEIQHYMESLGFIMDYSDEYHNEKYEIFDAVPNNVLYGIDDKLYFIDTQIRLK, from the coding sequence ATGGATAGAAAGTACTCTCCAATCAATCGAATCCTGGAAGAAACAGCCAATCTCATTAGAAGAGAAAAAGAAACAGCAGGAGAAGTTGAACCATCAGAGGGCTATAAGGGAAAGCAAATTGAAAGGTTAAAAGAATTTGCCACTATTCATAATTTGTGGATTGACTTCAATGCTCTATCATTAGTGTATCTTAATAAAGGTGGAGAAAATGAAGTCTTTACAGGAAATGAAGATTTTGTCGTCAAGCTGAACAATTTTGAGTATGCAGGTGATGATCTTACTAACTTTTTTGTAAGAATTGAGGCTCATAACCTCTTTTTTAGCAATGTCCCTTATGAAATGATCGGATTTGCTTATAACAGCCAAAATAAATTTTGCGCGGTACTTGTTCAACCGTATGTAAGAGCCGATAGGGAAGCAACTGAAACCGAAATACAGCATTATATGGAATCTTTGGGATTTATAATGGATTATTCAGATGAATATCATAATGAGAAATATGAGATTTTTGATGCGGTTCCTAATAATGTACTTTATGGTATTGATGATAAACTATATTTCATTGACACACAAATAAGATTGAAATGA
- a CDS encoding nucleotidyltransferase family protein — protein MKSTSEYINLLRDYMAKNASKYGITRMGIFGSVARGEQTEGSDVDVYLETSKPSMFALVHIKEDLQALFGCNVDIVRLRERMDTLLKSRIEKEGIYV, from the coding sequence ATGAAATCTACATCTGAATATATAAACCTCTTACGTGACTATATGGCTAAAAATGCTTCTAAGTATGGTATTACTCGTATGGGGATATTTGGTTCTGTTGCCAGAGGAGAGCAAACAGAGGGGAGTGATGTTGATGTTTATTTGGAAACTTCAAAACCGAGTATGTTTGCATTAGTCCATATAAAAGAGGATTTGCAGGCTCTATTTGGTTGTAATGTCGATATAGTACGTTTACGTGAACGTATGGATACCTTACTGAAAAGTAGAATAGAGAAGGAGGGAATTTATGTGTGA